One region of Mucilaginibacter sp. 14171R-50 genomic DNA includes:
- a CDS encoding relaxase/mobilization nuclease domain-containing protein, translating to MTADQVKGKGFRGALRYNLQKVDQGVAKVMDSSFAILEENAVMKELQLVKMLRPNLAKYFYHTSLNFPPNENLDDEQMNKIANQYLNNMGFVQNQYMIFRHFDADHPHVHLLVNRIGYDGSVVSDSKDYQRSEQVLRQLEKQHGLTEVISSRQAQERAMTKNELEMMKRTDEPSTKMKLQVILKSILEQKSKPNTMQFIAQLEAKGINVLFNQASTGFVSGISYSYAGLQFKGAHLGNAYKWQAIKTAISYEQEKDRTAIYEANVSTRAQQSARAAAGTAGTRVRPGQTDADPATRSISTSQRGIPSKDRKADRGDSNEVKRTGQDRKPSRLSDQINRESGRKHQQGEQPGRQQVDHQNLPDRDLIGSLLGPDHHADHLDGDPLKLKQRKKKRKGLRL from the coding sequence ATGACAGCAGACCAGGTCAAAGGCAAAGGATTCCGAGGCGCACTACGGTACAACCTGCAAAAGGTAGATCAGGGTGTTGCTAAAGTAATGGACAGCTCTTTTGCAATACTGGAAGAAAATGCGGTGATGAAAGAACTGCAGCTGGTGAAGATGCTCCGGCCTAACCTGGCGAAATACTTTTATCATACCTCGCTGAACTTTCCACCGAACGAAAACCTGGACGATGAACAAATGAATAAGATCGCCAATCAATATTTGAACAACATGGGATTTGTTCAGAACCAGTATATGATCTTCCGGCACTTTGATGCCGATCATCCGCACGTGCATCTCCTGGTGAATCGGATCGGTTATGATGGCAGTGTTGTGAGTGACAGTAAGGACTACCAGCGAAGCGAACAGGTGTTACGACAACTGGAAAAGCAGCATGGCTTAACCGAAGTCATATCCAGCAGGCAGGCACAGGAAAGGGCCATGACGAAGAACGAACTGGAGATGATGAAGCGAACAGATGAACCATCGACGAAAATGAAGTTGCAGGTCATTTTAAAAAGCATCCTTGAACAAAAATCAAAGCCAAATACAATGCAGTTTATAGCACAGCTGGAGGCCAAAGGGATCAATGTCTTGTTCAACCAGGCAAGTACCGGTTTTGTCAGCGGTATCTCTTACAGCTATGCAGGCTTACAGTTCAAAGGAGCACATTTAGGTAATGCTTATAAATGGCAGGCAATAAAAACAGCAATAAGTTATGAACAAGAAAAAGATCGCACAGCAATATACGAGGCAAATGTTAGCACAAGAGCCCAGCAATCAGCAAGAGCAGCAGCAGGAACAGCAGGCACCCGAGTTAGACCAGGCCAAACTGATGCTGATCCTGCTACAAGGTCAATATCAACAAGCCAGAGAGGAATACCGAGCAAAGACCGAAAAGCAGATCGAGGTGACAGCAATGAGGTTAAGAGAACTGGACAAGATCGCAAACCATCTCGCCTCTCAGATCAAATCAATCGTGAGTCAGGCAGAAAGCATCAGCAAGGTGAACAACCAGGTCGGCAGCAGGTGGATCATCAGAATTTACCTGATCGCGATCTTATCGGGAGTCTGCTCGGCCCTGATCATCATGCTGATCATCTGGACGGAGATCCACTAAAGTTGAAGCAGCGAAAAAAGAAAAGAAAGGGTTTGCGACTTTAA
- a CDS encoding plasmid mobilization relaxosome protein MobC, with product MARPALKEEDKRVVQVNIRLTEAEHDRVNAYAEAAGITPANWIRQKVFTGKFPAIRVSPLNAAVYRELHKIGVNLNQAVKAMHTGKQPNLITIIGSLLNQQKEIIKRLIP from the coding sequence ATGGCAAGACCAGCATTAAAGGAAGAAGACAAAAGAGTGGTACAGGTCAATATCCGGCTAACCGAAGCAGAGCATGACCGGGTCAATGCCTATGCAGAAGCAGCAGGTATTACCCCCGCCAATTGGATCAGGCAGAAGGTATTTACCGGGAAGTTTCCAGCGATCAGAGTGTCTCCACTGAACGCAGCCGTTTACCGCGAACTGCACAAGATCGGCGTGAACCTGAACCAGGCGGTCAAGGCGATGCACACTGGTAAGCAGCCAAACTTGATTACGATTATTGGCAGTTTGCTGAATCAGCAGAAGGAGATCATTAAAAGGTTGATACCATGA
- a CDS encoding helix-turn-helix domain-containing protein codes for MAVEVITKEDLEAFGEKLLNQMKALLGQGQDDSRKFLKTYQVKNLLKISNNTLQLLRDNGTIPFTKIGGIFYYSQEDILKVLKGESLNKQVKFSR; via the coding sequence ATGGCAGTAGAAGTGATCACCAAGGAAGATTTAGAAGCATTCGGTGAAAAGCTGTTAAATCAGATGAAGGCCTTACTCGGCCAAGGACAGGACGACTCCAGAAAGTTCCTGAAGACCTACCAAGTCAAGAACCTGTTAAAGATCTCTAACAATACCCTGCAATTACTTAGAGATAATGGCACGATTCCCTTCACCAAGATCGGCGGTATCTTTTATTACAGCCAAGAGGATATCCTGAAAGTATTAAAGGGAGAAAGCTTAAACAAGCAGGTTAAATTCAGCAGATAA